GCTACGGATGTCTGCAGATTCCGGCGTTGCCCGAACCACGGAACCTCAACGATCTCGACCCTGGTCGATGCTGTTTCGCATCTTCGAGCTGTCCCGGGATCTTTACAAGATCATCATCGCCATCGGCGCCGTTATAATCCTGACCATTGGATGGACAATCCTGGGCTGGATCTTCGGAATCGGGCATGATCATCACGGCACATGGCCTGCCAATGCCGATCGTGGCCCCAATCCTTTCCTCGTTGTCACTACTCCAGCTGAACGCAGCCAGCTATTTACCTGGCAGCTTTGGTTTGGCCAGAAAGACCAGGATCCACCACTACAGGTAGAACCCTTCCGCCAATTCTATCAGCCGGTAATCGACCTGGTGCATTACAGCCCCATCGGTCATGGCTGGCAAAACTGGTGGTACTCGATGTTCGGCGTAGTATTCACTCTGATCATCTGGGGCATGGCTGCTGGCGCCATCACTCGAATTGCCGCCATGCAACTTGCACGTAATGAACGAATCGGGTTGGGAGAAGCGCTGGGCTATGCACGTCGCAAGCTGTTTGACTTTATCATCGGGCCTGCCATACCGCTGATTATCTTTGCCATTCTGGCGCTGCTCAATGCACTGGGTACGTTCATCCTCACCGTAGTACCCTACCTTGGCTCCGTTCTGACAGCCATTCTGTTGCCTTTGCCAATTCTTTCGTCTTTGGTGATGGCTGTCATGCTGGTGGCGTTTATTGGCTGGCCCTTGTTCTATGCTACCATCAGCGTGGAAGGCAGTGACAGCTTTGATGCACTAAGCCGTACACTCGCATACATCACCCAGGGGGCATGGAGCTACATCAAGTACGCTGTTTTTGCATTTGTCTTCAGCGTGGTCGTTGTATTTCTCGTGGTATTGCTTGCTTCAGGCAGTATTTACATCGTTCGCTGGAGCATGGGCCTGGCTCCTGGCCTCAGTTGGCAGGATACTGGAGATCCGGTTGGTTCAAGCTTTGCACTGGCTCCATGTTCTTATCAATGGCGCGATCTACTGGTTGGACGTGATCATCCCATTATCCGGATTCACCAGACTTTGAATGAGCAGTTGCTTCAGCCCGGCAAGTTGCTGGCATTTCAAAAAGGCCTGGTTGAGAACAAGCCACTTAACGAACTTCTGGATGCTGACATCATCAAACGCACAGGATTTGGTGAAAAGCCACCTCAAGGGACCGAGTTGGCAGTCTTGAAAGATTTCTACACCGGCAAAAAGGTTGATGATCTGCGCGACCCACAATCAAAGTTCAATTTCCTCTGGTCGTATATGAATGGTGGTCAGAAGCTGGCAGCCTATATTACCGGTTTCTGGACTCACGGCCTGTTCCTCTTGCTCGTCGGATTTGCCTACTGCCTGTTCTGGTGCAGTGGAACCGTTATCTACTTCCTGCTGCGAAAACAGATTGATGAAACAGAATTTGACGATGTTTATATCGAAGATGAACAGGACTTTGCACCGCCTCCGTTAGTCAGTACGCCCTCGGCAGCTGATCAAGGACCGGTTGCGCCTCCACCCGTGTTGCCCATTACGAATCAGGCATCAGTACCCACTGATACCCCAGCCGATCCGCCAGGCAGCACTCCTGGGAGTTGAGTAATAACGGATTAACACACCCCTGTTGCAATCATCAGGGGTTTCGCATGAAGCGAGGATCGTCATGCCACGCAAGCTGGCGTTATTTACAGGCCCCTGGTCAGACATTCCGCTGGAAGAACTGGTGAGCAAAGCCCATGAATGGGGTTACCAGGAACTCGACCTGGCATGCTGGGGCGAACACCTGGCTGTTCAGAAAGCACTCTCCGAACCTGATTATGGTAGGTCCATTCTTGAATTACTTGCAGAACACAATTTGAAACTGAATGCCATCAGTCAGCATGCTGTTGGCCAAGCTGTTGCCGATCAATTGAGCCATTATCATTCAACTACGTTGCCGGAGTGGGTTTGGGGAGATGGTGTGCATGAAGCAGTGCATGCCCGTGCAGCACAGGAAATGATTGATACCGCCAAAGTCGCACAACAGCTGGGCGTCAATCTGGTACATGCTGCTACGGGGTCACCATTTTCTCTTCAACATCAATGGCTTGGCTATGGTTCACCAGAAGTTACTGTACAGTGCTGGAAGATATTTACCGACAGATGGAAACCCATTCTCACCGAATTTGAAAAGATGAACATCATGCTGGCCTGTGAAGTCGGCCCGGCACAAACTGCTTTTGATATCTACTCCACGCAGGAAACCATACAGGCACTGGAAGGTCAACTTTCCTATTCGCTGGCTATTTCTCCTGCTGCGTTGCATTGGCATGGAGTCGATCCGATCGAATATCTACGACAGTTCAGTGATCGCATCAGCCAGATTCTGGTACAGGATGTTGCAGTGACTTTGAATGGTCGTTCCAGTCTGCTAGGCTCGCTGCTGCCCGATGGCGATTACCGCCGGGGCTGGAACCATCGTGCTCCAGGGTATGGCAATCTCGATTGGCCATCACTGTTGCGAACGCTGCATCAGATTCATTATGAAGGCCCGGTGACGGTATGCATCAAGGATGCAGATATTAATAAAGACCACGCTGCAGCGGAAGCAGTGCATTTCATCCGGCGACTCGATTATGAACCGGCTTAATGATCAAACCGGTTATTCATGAGCCTGATTTCGTTGACCGGTATTTTCATTCAAAATGCTTTGAAACACATTGAAATGGATTGATACTCTATAAGTATTATGCCAAGAACCAGCAGCATCATCCGAAAGACCAACGAAACGCAATTGCAGGTTGATATCAACCTGGATGGAACCGGCGTCGCGCACATCAATACGGGCATTGGTTTCTTCGACCATATGCTGAACCTGCTTGCCCGGCATTCACTGATTGATTTGACCGTAGAGGCCAAGGGTGATTTGCAGGTTGATCCCCATCATACCGTGGAAGATACCGGTATTTCACTTGGCAAAGCAGTGTGCCAGGCTTTGGGAGACAAGGCAGGTATTCGTCGCTATGGTCATTGCATACTGCCGATGGATGAAACACTGGTGACGGCAGCGGTGGATTTCAGTGGCAGACCCTACCTGGTCTGGAAAGCAGAAATACCGCCGGTTAAGCTTGGTGATTTTGATGCAGAACTAGCGGAAGATTTCTGGCAGGGATTTGTAACACAAGCACAATGCAATTTTCACATTATTCTTCACGATGGCCGTAACACCCATCACAAAATAGAAGCTATATTTAAGGCTGCAGCACGAGCCATTCGTCAGGCTGTTGAGCCTGACCCTCGCCTGCCGGATGTCATTCCATCTACCAAAGGCACTTTAAGTGCCTGATAATTAACTGTGGCAGGGTTATTCGGTACACCGAATGACCCTGCTGGATGTGCAAGAAAATCGTATTTTCGCAGGGTCATGCATGACCCTGCCACGACTTGCTAACTTTCGATAAGTGTGGAAAGGTCAATACATGGCACGCGGTGATCTGGTTCTGGGTATCACGGGAGCCAGTGGTGCACCCTATGCCATTCGATTACTGGAAATGATGGTGAAGGCTGGGCGTCATGTTCATGTCACCATGAGTACTTCTGCACTTCAGGTTTTTCAGGCGGAACTGGGAGTGCTGCTCGATCAGAAGCAGCCCGTGCTTTCAGATTTATTACCAAGCGATCTGGAGGCTGACGTTCATCGGCTAGTGACTTATCATCACTACAAAAACCTGTTTGCAGGGATAGCCAGTGGTTCGTTTCGTACCGATGGAATGGTGATCTGCCCCTGCAGCATGGGTACTGTAGCAGCCATTGCTCACGGCTTGTCACAAAACCTGATCCATCGTGCAGCAGATGTACATCTCAAAGAAAAGCGCAAGCTGATTCTGGTGCCACGCGAGACGCCATTAGGCTTGATTCAATTAAAGAACCTGGCAACATGTGCGGAAGCAGGTGCTTTGATTCTGCCAGCCATGCCTGCGTTTTATACCAAGCCGGAATCAATTCAGAATATGGTCGATTTTGTGGTTGCTCGCATTTGCGATCAGTTGCAGATTGATAATCACTTATTGAAACGATGGGGAACCGAGCAGGGAGAAGAAGGGTGATTGATGTTCAGGGACAGATTCTCATCCTGGGTTCACACGGCCAATTAGGTCGTGAACTAGCTGCTTTATTACCCGCTGAGCATTGTTTTCTTGCAACTCGCAACGATGCAGATCTGGCAGTTGCCGGTGAGGCTGATGCCTTAATCCATCGACTGCAACCATCACTGGTCATTAACTGTGCAGCTTACAACCTGGTCGATCAGGCAGAAAAATCACCCGATGATGCCTGGAGAAACAATGCAGTTGCAGTTCGGGAACTGGCAAAAGCCTGTGCATCGATCAATGCAACTTTGGTACATTTCAGCACCGACTATGTCTTTGGATTAAACACCAGCCGTAAAGAACCTTATTGCGAAACAGATGCACCGGGGCCGCTGTCAACCTATGGCATCACCAAGCTGGCAGGCGAATACTTCGCTCAAGCATTCTGTCCAAATCATTTGGTGATTCGAACTTGCGGCCTATATGGACATCATGGAGCAGGGGGCAAAGGCACCAATTTCGTTGAAACCATGCTGCGGTTGGCGAAGTCCGGCAAAACGATCCGTGTGGTGAATGATCAAAAGCTGATTCCGAGTTCTGCGCGTGATGTCGCGAAAGCTGCCTGCTCACTTTTCCAATCCAATGCCAGGGGTTTGTACCATCTGACCAATGCAGGCGAATGTTCCTGGTTTAATTTCGCACATGCCATTTTTGAATTGTCTGCAGTCAAAGCGGATCTTCAGCCAATCAGTTCGAAAGAGTATGGCAGCCTCGCAGCCAGGCCTGGCTATTCAGTTTTGCGTTCCCAGTTTTCAACAACACCGGCTTTGCCACACTGGAAACAGGCTTTACAAACCTATCTGGAAAATCGGACAGCGAGTTAACTCTGCATGCCATCCCGGAGTGTATAGGCTAGGGGACCGAAAATAAAAATGGGCATCCAACCTGCCAGTGCTGTTGAGATCATTTCACGTTCGCCCAGATATTTCCCAATCATCGTTGTCACAAAAACGCTGGCAGCGGCAGCCAGGCAGAGTCCTGTGTTCAGGAAGATATTCCTGCTCGATTCCCGTAGAATTATACCCATACCCAGGGTAATAGAAACGAGAGTCACCAAGGGGGCTGCCAGGCGCTGATGCAACTGGGTAGCCAGTGCAGGCAATTGTTGTGCGCCGGTTGATTCCATTTCCTGGATTATTTCACCCAGGCTGGCAAACTGAAACCACATCTTATTGCGTGTGATACGGCGAAAATCCATCTGCTCAATTTTCACAAAGGTCTGGCCTGTGCTGAGGGGAATCATGACTCCTCCCAAGCCACCTGCTGGTGGTTCAGCAGGCGTGGTGTTATAGAGCAGCCAGCCAGGACTGTTCTGCCTGGAGCCATCGGGCAGAATAGTGCCTTCCGGAAAGAACCGAGCTTCTTTGGCGAAGATGTGATACATGGTGCCACCAAGTTGGGTTGGCACTGTGCAACTCATATTACGAACCAGTTGCTCAGCAGGAATAGCGCGTGTTCCTTCCAGTAAAACTCCCGTTCGGTCAAATCCTCCGGTGATGGATTTCGCTTTCTGGCCCGTTGGATCCGCAGCACTGTGTTCCAGTTGGTCGGATAGTAAAGGCATGATCAATTCACGATTAATCGTTTGCAGCGTTAGAAAGAATAGGCAGCCAATGTAAATGGGCCTGACGATGCGTCGCGTGGGTATTCCTGCGGAAAGCAGAGCGACCATTTCATTTTGTCGTTGTATCCAGGCGATGGTAAATGTACTTGCCAGCAGGAGTATCACACCGCAAAGTCGATCAAAAATCAGCACTAGTTGGTAGCTGTAATAGATGGAGAGTGTTTCCGTTATCGTCTTCTGCATGAACCGCGATGCCTGCAACAATTCCTCAAAATGGCTGAATGCATCAATGATGACGTAGAGACTGACCAGGCTGACAAAGAGCGCCAGCCAGGCTTTCACAAACGTCTTGATCAGGTAGCGGTCGAGGAGGATCATGGGGGGGTGGCAGCTTCTACCTGCGATGAGGATTGATGCATGGCATAGCGCTGTGCTCGTGGTACATAATCAACCAGGTAATTTTTGATGTAAGGATTCTTGACATGGCACTGCTTCAGGCTGAAGCCATTGG
Above is a genomic segment from Planctomycetia bacterium containing:
- a CDS encoding sugar phosphate isomerase/epimerase yields the protein MPRKLALFTGPWSDIPLEELVSKAHEWGYQELDLACWGEHLAVQKALSEPDYGRSILELLAEHNLKLNAISQHAVGQAVADQLSHYHSTTLPEWVWGDGVHEAVHARAAQEMIDTAKVAQQLGVNLVHAATGSPFSLQHQWLGYGSPEVTVQCWKIFTDRWKPILTEFEKMNIMLACEVGPAQTAFDIYSTQETIQALEGQLSYSLAISPAALHWHGVDPIEYLRQFSDRISQILVQDVAVTLNGRSSLLGSLLPDGDYRRGWNHRAPGYGNLDWPSLLRTLHQIHYEGPVTVCIKDADINKDHAAAEAVHFIRRLDYEPA
- the hisB gene encoding imidazoleglycerol-phosphate dehydratase HisB produces the protein MPRTSSIIRKTNETQLQVDINLDGTGVAHINTGIGFFDHMLNLLARHSLIDLTVEAKGDLQVDPHHTVEDTGISLGKAVCQALGDKAGIRRYGHCILPMDETLVTAAVDFSGRPYLVWKAEIPPVKLGDFDAELAEDFWQGFVTQAQCNFHIILHDGRNTHHKIEAIFKAAARAIRQAVEPDPRLPDVIPSTKGTLSA
- a CDS encoding UbiX family flavin prenyltransferase; its protein translation is MARGDLVLGITGASGAPYAIRLLEMMVKAGRHVHVTMSTSALQVFQAELGVLLDQKQPVLSDLLPSDLEADVHRLVTYHHYKNLFAGIASGSFRTDGMVICPCSMGTVAAIAHGLSQNLIHRAADVHLKEKRKLILVPRETPLGLIQLKNLATCAEAGALILPAMPAFYTKPESIQNMVDFVVARICDQLQIDNHLLKRWGTEQGEEG
- the rfbD gene encoding dTDP-4-dehydrorhamnose reductase, whose protein sequence is MIDVQGQILILGSHGQLGRELAALLPAEHCFLATRNDADLAVAGEADALIHRLQPSLVINCAAYNLVDQAEKSPDDAWRNNAVAVRELAKACASINATLVHFSTDYVFGLNTSRKEPYCETDAPGPLSTYGITKLAGEYFAQAFCPNHLVIRTCGLYGHHGAGGKGTNFVETMLRLAKSGKTIRVVNDQKLIPSSARDVAKAACSLFQSNARGLYHLTNAGECSWFNFAHAIFELSAVKADLQPISSKEYGSLAARPGYSVLRSQFSTTPALPHWKQALQTYLENRTAS
- a CDS encoding LptF/LptG family permease; translated protein: MILLDRYLIKTFVKAWLALFVSLVSLYVIIDAFSHFEELLQASRFMQKTITETLSIYYSYQLVLIFDRLCGVILLLASTFTIAWIQRQNEMVALLSAGIPTRRIVRPIYIGCLFFLTLQTINRELIMPLLSDQLEHSAADPTGQKAKSITGGFDRTGVLLEGTRAIPAEQLVRNMSCTVPTQLGGTMYHIFAKEARFFPEGTILPDGSRQNSPGWLLYNTTPAEPPAGGLGGVMIPLSTGQTFVKIEQMDFRRITRNKMWFQFASLGEIIQEMESTGAQQLPALATQLHQRLAAPLVTLVSITLGMGIILRESSRNIFLNTGLCLAAAASVFVTTMIGKYLGEREMISTALAGWMPIFIFGPLAYTLRDGMQS